The region aatattctcgaagctgcatatctaacatgaagattaggcgtagatttcgaaagagggtcaaccagcgcatgcctcagatgcgagatcctgatgatgggaatttatcatcaaatcaatccagatctagccagaagatcggagtcaggtctagcccgaaaccaagaatagattcagccagagaatcaaaacaatccagatctagccagaagatcgaagtcaggtctagcccgaagaccaagaatagattcagccagagaatcaaaataacccagatctagccagaagatcgaagtcaggtctagcccgaagaccgagaatagattcagccagagaatcggAACGGaatagattcatccagagaatcggatcgaagtagatctagccagaagatcgaagtcaggtctagcccgaagaccggaaatagattcagccagagaatctaagagaatagattcagccagagaatcgaaataaagaagatctagccagaagatcgaagaagatctagccagaagatcgaagaagatctagccagaagatcgaagtcgattcagccagagaatcgaagagaatagattcggccagagaatcgaaacaaagaagatctagccagaagatcgaagaagatctagccagaagatcgaagaagatctagccagaagatcgaagaagatccagcccgaggatcaaaatcgtatccagcccgaggatcaaaattaatatccaactagaggactaaattgagtatagattcagccaaaggatcgaaactccaggttaagtcagaagactgattcagattcagccagaggatcggaagaaatAAACAGCGtggtgtatttcagcatttttgtggtgttctcagagcgcaaatttttgggctgtctttggtattcaatcacagctcaccctgtttgtctgataagttgttcgctttcatcctgctcgggttagctgatgactaaataggggcagctgtaacaccccaaaatttgccctcctcattcatgcattcatttttaggtcatttaacatttcacattgcatttcatcattatcaatcagaattagatacattgcatttcatcatgtcaatcgagattagctccaagaagcttgaacatcatccaggacactttgtgggttttatttagatgatcagtcaacacaagggaaggacttgagttacttccaacaggggtctattcgtcagtcaaaacgttaatcttgaaggagcaaaagtttgttcatgagttgtcatgctcgctaggcgagcagaatgggtcgcctagcgagtcccaagaaaagccaccagaatcacctacgctcagaggaatttcttgaactgtcatgctcgctaggcgaagcccacgtgttttaaaaaaacaaaacaaaaaaaacaaaaaaacaaaaacgaaaaaaaaatgaaaaaaaataaataaataataataataaataaataaaatataacagataaattttggacttgggcctctctcatttgagcccacaggtccacaaaaatcaggttataaattcagagtttcagtgaaacaaaaggtcattctattcctattaccctggctgggaaaaagatagtgagagaagagctaacagagttcagagcaacctccagagactgaagggaactcatctgcaaagaaccaattccatataaaccctcagattgctttacaaacccaaccgggcaattcaatttcattcgatctctccagtcagctttgccttattcccattactttatgcttttaatttgaatgctctaaatgtatgaggtattatgggtgaatttgatacccttttgatgcatgtgtttgacaagaggtttaggcctcctacccttggttgctttttgtgaattttaatggcatgatttaggggcaactcttgattaccctatcttgtttctctaacctgtttgttgagttttgttttgtgagggctcatatgactcttgcagagatggcttgcctggtgttccactttatttgtgggataccacctggaggtttatcccgattacctgtactgactcgctttctttgatggtgctagcttgagagatctctggatttcttatctctttatttgctgttgcatcggatctttatccgtgtggtagatctcttaaccccctttatctttcccgcatttgACTACTTcttgcctaaagacctccatgaagaggtgtcgcaccccaaaatttgactttggctttgttgaccatatcctgattaatctcgttgtctcgtattcatctcaatttcttaaacttcgcatgacaactggtttgactaggttttgtgtgttttcgttgcttaccgcgttgtatttcgttgttttagcaaaacctggccgatatcgttgcctcgtatttatctcgcttatctcttttgtgcgtggcatcgcttcgattaggttttgttcgttttttttatttgtttgtttgtcggtattttgactgtatttcgaatatattagagttttcgtattgtccgattatttgtgattgtgtttgtcagcattttcgtgatgtcgtgttgattttattattgcctagggttgtttatttaattacgtgttgtgccgtgtgatttaatcgagtctgtttgagtcgtgttgttgattttactgaTTTACCGGTTTACTagtttattggttttatcaatttgtctgttttgctgtgcaaattgtcatcgtttttatcgcgttcgtgtcgctcgattttatcgtattttaatcgtgtgccgtttaatattatttgtgcttaatattaattgtgtttagttgttaattagtttatttaattaggattaaattatattagtttattattattattattatataatataaaatatatattattaatttatgttagatattttttaggtttcttattgtttaagtaatctaaatatatattattaattttgttagatatttttaggtttcttattgtttaagtaatctaaatatatattattaatttatgttagatatttttagatttcttattgtttaagtaatctaaatatatattattaatttatgttagatatttttaggtttcttattgtttaagtaatctaaatatatattattaatttatgttagatatttttaggtttcttattgtttaagtaatctaaatatatattataatttatgttagatattttttaggtttcttattgtttaagtaatctaaatatatattattaatttatgttagatattttttaggtttcttattgtttaagtaatctaaatatatatatatagatgtggttagtaagaaaaaagAGAGAGAAGGTGGATCAGTAagaaaaaacgtgtggtgagagaaacagagaattgaaaagaaatatttttccaaaagcattaccgtatttcacttgttcttcattttcggtaacccaaaatcgtcccgattattcaccgaaacacaaaaccgatttcatatctttgaagttcgttgagtccaggtcacaaatatccaaggttcatttcattccggcgtcgtttcaccgatcaaaagcgacgttgaagtcaggtactcacgaaggcagccagcactgcgtcggtgacggtttccagctttcggtcgatcatttggacgatcagaagttcatcctcttcacacaaggtaatattcttcacttatctctgaaatcggaaaagttccggcttgccgacatgtgttttaatatattatttatctaaatatatatatatatattatctttgtctattatatattattgtctaatatatatatatatatatatatatatatatattatatatatatatatatatatcttatatatatatatatatatatatatatatatatatatatatataatatatttatatatatatatattatatatatatatatatatatattatatattatttttgtctattatatattatttgtctaaatgtacatatatatatattttgtctactatatatttattgtctaaaaaataaataaatataatatatatatatatatatattatatatatatataatatattatatatacttttgtttactaaatatgtttatcttttattattatttggaTATATGTTTtattaaatgttagttaaattaattatttgtttaaatgtttattttaattaaatgtttatttatatcaaatgttattttgtctaaagtaaatgtttatattgtttttttttttatatgttttgttactaaccgtttcgtttcagtttcagctcgattaactccactaactattcgtaatactaactattcatagctaattgtgttgtaataatttactttctcgcattttttattttctgtattgtgtgtttaatcgtattgttcacgttttatgttaaaaaaatcgaaaaatccaaaaaagagaaacccgatgcgattccaacggtcgccgtttaagaaacccttttcacacactcacaagcttactcttgggcttccttataatgagcccatttatgtattgtttcagggtttagtctcattcaaatcttttgccagctttggcttttcagtttaaaaacattttcaaaaggacgggtcagtctcgaagcctttggcctaggtcgagcaagagatggcaagacacgccaatctaaaatcaacaaaacagactttccccttttcttttgggagaactacgtggattctgatttctccattgcgccttggagatacgtaggcatgaagtctacgactttatcgagtccaaaagcaataaaatcaagttcttttctcatctccccaatcaaacgatcaaagcgaaaaaagcaaagcattcacataaacataagcaaaaaggttcctgtggagtaccacagatgtagagggtgctaataccttccctttgcataaccaacccccgaacccgtaactctaaagggatttatcgttatttttcccttcctctttttggataaaataaaagacggtggcgactcttgcttttaaaatatttttcaaacgggttaagttcaatcaatacttaatctcgtgaaaaatcccgccgcgacagaatggcgactctgctggggaaattacatgattaaacttatttgagggtttagcctatctttgcttgtttatatgtttgctttgtgaatatttgctaaattgtattgtttgtaatgtttgttattttgggttttgggggatacttgtgataaatcctatacccggatttggggcacatttgagataggatggatgataattcaggttgacttgataggagacaatccttaccgagttgacttgagcctttgtccgcttggtggaggcctctttgagggtgatagtgctaaacaagtcatttgtgaggcattgttgctttcgacgggcccgtgaagccaaggaccttagtttacctttaccccatcttggccttacttaggatgtgatgcggtgaccacttcggaccaaaagtctggtttggttgatacgcgatatcacactcaagcgagattcttttgagaataatattgggaagcgagcagttgcttaacccggtattatccgaagaagaatccataaccttgggaacttttagaacccgtttggcaggtgaaccttagaacttatcttggggctttgttctaaactccatgctggtgatgaactttgagccttgttttgtttgaccatgtttgtgtttgttgcattcatgcatgacatgcattcattcccatcatttcaacctttttccaaggaacttaaagtgaggattgcaaatattgcaggaaacatggattttggacggagaagtgtgaaaaagtacaatctcatcaatccaaagatagatgaactaaagaaactggtttcttcgatcgcagatcctattggtttcagagacagatatggggcacttatatctttattgacacttaggatggaagaagggttattgcagacattagtacagttctatgatccagtctatcactgtttcacattcccagactatcaactcatgcctacattggaagagtatgcccagttgcttcacatcccagttgctgatacagtacctttctctggttcagaaaagttacccgagcacagttctcttgcaaaagtgttgtacatgaagaagtcagaattcaagaataacttcaccaccaaaggaggacttccaggtttcactgccaagttcttaatggggaaggtttcttattttgccagtcaaggttgtgatattattgtggagcatctgttcgccttgttgatctacggtttgttactatttcctaatattgaaggttttgtggattcatatgctatacgcatcttcctaagtggtaatctgttccaactttgctcggagacacctatcattccatccattaccgtactttgaaaggaggaggaaccatagtctgttgtataccgttactctacaaatggtttgtctctcatcttcctaagtcagctactttttgggatcgcaagtcaggacttcagtggtcacagaggattatgtctcttacccagtcagatattgcatggtatagtagagttttagacgatgtgaagatcattgatagttgcggggagttccccaatgtgcccctcatgggcacaaagggaatcatttcttataatccagtacttgctaggagacaactcggttaccctatgaaggacaagcctcctaacattcttttagaaggtattttcttgagggataacgaggaggaccctaccatgaaagagagagtagtaagagcttggcatcgtgtttgtcgcaaagggagacttgaattgggtaagaaagattgtacctcctatgagccgtacctcagtggatcagagccagagctatacagttgaaaatgccatacccacatcatgatcctatcaaacccgctccgttgaagaccccctaccttccgctagatgacaaagaagaactccaagccaccttggagagggtcgagaaagagagagacgcttggaaggataaggcccaggtgctcgaaatggaaaatgaagaacttcagagacagttaaaggagcagagtggagaagatcgtgcaggtaaacgtccaagggtgcaagaggatttattttcctcaggcacaacagattactcccagattccacagtcctcaggtgcatggaaaggtcttgtagacagtttggtgaaggagaaagcttttatgcagaaggcctatgaagaaagaattgagagacttgaaggacaactcctacttgtttatgctcgtcctgatgacacatgtccttaaatggttttcttggttgtattttgggttgataactttgtatattttgataaaaatgcttaaaatgaaaaattttgttttgttatcaaaaatgtttgcaattctatcttttccttcacttagagttccttggaaaatcattcattttgcatatccatgcatcacgtgcatacaggttgtctgtcttggtccagtcttctaacagttgcttcccgccagcagatccatttcaagctgacgcataattacaacacaagagccaactacaaaagaagaatggagataacagataacgagaaccgagaattgaaagctcaggttgaccgcctttctgctatggtcgagacattgatagcaaaccaagcagcccaagctgctcaacttcaaacagcacaagctcaggttgccgaagcacaagatgcacagatccaggcgcaagcacaggcagcagagatgcgcaaccaaatgttaaccgcccgtctacaagcagaggaagcccaggctagggctcaagttcataattcaggacagacttcggcacagaatcaacctcaaattcagaatcagacaacagcagcacccgtcactacagtcatcgcttcagaaatcaacgctgtcccagtcacttctgttaccatcacagcatcccgtccttgggaaatacccagggatcttaatcaagatagatatcaacaagagttcgttccaccaaatgctcctgtcttcactaatgtgcctcccgttgttcactatactcctcacctaggagaacctgtctatcacggccctaccccaagtgaggatcctggtctcaatgatagaatggatgaattccaggatcagtttgcggaattacaaaaagagataaaagctcTTCGTGGGAAAGAACTGTTTGGCAGAGATGTAAATGATATGTGTTTGGTTCCAGACGTAAGGATGCCAGCAAAATTTAAACTACCAgaatttgaaaagtacaaaggaagTTCTTGTCCACAGACCCATTTGGTTATGTACGTGCGAAAGATGTCAATGTACACCAACGACCAAAGGATGCTCATTCATTGTTTTCAAGACAGCCTTACCGGTGCAGCTTTACGCtggtatatgggattagacagttctcagatcaagactttcaacgatttaggcgaggcctttatcaaacattacaaatacaaccttgataatgtgccagaccgagatcagttgaggtcCATGCAACAAAGAGAAAAGGAGACATTCCGTGAATACGCGCAAAGGTGGCGCGAAATTGCAGCACAGGTTGTTCCACCtatggaagaaaaggagatgacgaAAGTGTTCTTAAAGACTCTTGATACTttttattacgagaggatgattgCAAGCGCTCCTACAGACTTTACTGACATGGTAAACATGGGAGTCCGTTTAGAGGAAGCAGTTCGAGAAGGGCGTCTAGTCAGAGAAGGAAGTTCATCTTCAAGCGGGGCAAAGAGGTACGGCGGTTTTATGAAAAAGAAGGAACAAGAAACTAATGTTGTGTCCTATAATCATCCAAGAAGGATCAATTATCCTTACCATTCCCAACACCAACATATAGCAGCCGTGACTCCAGTAATCACTTCCGCTCCAGTTCAAGTCCAATACCCTCAGCAGTACCAACCGCTTCCAACAGAAtactcagtatcagcaacaacatcaacctcaacaacatcaacatcagtTACAACAACGTCCACCACAGCAGCAAAGAAGAAccaattttgatccaattccaatgtcatatgcagaattgtatccagCTTTGATCACTAAAAACCTTGTGCAACCACGACCACGACCTCTTGTACCAGAAGTGCTACcttggtggtacaagccagaggTATCTTGTCCCTTTCATCAGAATGCTCCAGGTCATGACTTAGACAACTGTTTTGCTTTAAAGTTGGAAGTACAGAAGTTGACAAGAGCAGGTATCCTGACCTTCAAGAACATGGGTCCCAATGTGAAGGACAATCCAATGCCAAGTCATGGTCCTTCATCAGTGAACAATATAGAAGTTTGTCTCAATGAACAACGTGTTACGAAGATAGAGGAGATTCGGCAGTCTTTGGTTGAAATTCATTCTGTTTTATGTGCTCATGGTTATTCCAACATGACCACCAGATCTGTGGTACATGTTCAGTCAATTCAAGAGGTTGTAGAAAGATTCAAGATGATTTGCAAGGCGTCCTTGATCAGGGTTTGATTCAGATTTCTAGACAAGTGAGTTCTCCAGAATCACAAGAACAAGAGGTGAATGTCATCATTCCTTGCTTCAACATTCCAGAGAAAGTAGAGATAGCTTATCATCCGAGGGAGCCAGTGGTGATTTGCCCTCCGGGCCCAATGCCTTACACTTCAGATAAAGCGGTCCCCTACCGCTATGCAGCAACTATTATTGAGAACGGTAAAGAGGTCGAGATTAAAACCTTAGCCTCAGTTACCAATATCGCAGCAAATAGCCGAATGACGCGCAGTGGCCGCGTGTTCGCTCCGCCGGTTATCCCAAGTAGAAATGTTGAGAAAGATCCAGTAGTCGTGGTACCAGTGACAAGAGAAGCAGAAGGGCAAACAAGCAATTCAACCCTTGATAAAGAAACAGATGAACTACTTAGAATTATCAAGCTCAGTGACTACAAAGTGGTAGATCAGTTGCTacagacaccgtcaaaaatctcgaTCCTGTCCTTATTATTGAATTCAGTTGTCCACAGAGAAGCACTACTGAAGGTGCTTGATCAAGCCTTTGTAGAACAGGATATAACAGCAGAGCAGTTCAACAATGTTGTAGGCAGCATCACTTCGTGCAATGGCTTAggcttttgtgatgaagaactgCCAGAAGAAGGAAAGAATCACAACTTCGCTCTCCATATCTCAGCCAATTGTCAAGGGGATTCTTTGTCTAATATCCTAATTGACACCGGTTCATCTCTGAATGTCATGCCCAAGTCTACCTTGGTGAAGCTAAAGTACAAAGGGGGGCAAATGCGGCACAGTGGAATTATTGTGAAAGCGTTCGATGGATCAAGAAAATCAGTCATTGGAGAAGTTGATTTGCCTATTGGTATTGGACCACATGTattccagatcactttccaggttatggatataGTGCCAGCTTATAGCTGTCTGCTCGGAcgcccatggattcatgaggcgggTGCCATTACATCCACGTTACACCAGAAGTTAAATTTTTCAAGAATGGGCAAATAGTGACGGTTAATGGGGAGCAGGCTATGCTGATTAGCCACCTTTCATCGTTTAGTGTGATAGAAGCAGACGAAACGGCTGTTCAAACTCCATTTCAGGCCCTGACCATCGATGATTACAAGAAAAGTGAAGGTTCAATCGCGTCATTCAAAGACGCCCAGCAGATTGTCAAGACAGGTCCTACAGAAATGTGGGGCAAGGTGATAGAGTTGCCAGAAAACGTTAACCATGCAGGATTAGGCTTTGTTGATGGAAAACAAGTGCAGACTTCAGTGGTGCGACCTTTCAAAGATATCTTTCACAGCGGTGGGTTTATCAACATGGTAGCAGTTGAGGAGGATACTTTTGAGGGAAAGACAGAAGACGAAGGCCCCAGATTTGTGACACCaggagtagttatgaagaactggaccgcagttgacatcccacattgtgtccacatatcaaagtaattaagcttttcagttttcaaaaatcttccgctttagcccaaagcgcgaagcattaattttgtaaaatgggcacttttgtcaaaaacgtactatccatgaaaaagatcttttgtgttcctatacacttgtgtccttttatctttcagctttttcggaaaatggtaacaaaaaaaaaaaccttaaaaagaacacatttttgcatgtcatggtcagtcctctaaaaacaattgtttgtacaggttacttaaacccgttgaacacaatgacatcatgccctctcccaactttgaacattctgtattcgaagctgaagaggaagagtgggatgagattccagaagaggtcgcccgccagcttgaaaatgaagaagacactattcagccatacaaggagcctttggaaacagtcaacttgggttcggaagaaaatgtgaaagaagtcaaaattggagcattgttatccccacaggtcaaggagcaattgatcagcctgttgaaagagtatgtagatgtgtttgcttggtcttatcaagatatgcctggtctcgacactgacatcgtagagcacaagctacctttgaagccagaatgtccaccggtcaaacagaaattaagaagaacacatccagatatggccgtcaaaattaaagaagaagttctgaagcaaatagatgctggttttcttgccacttcagtgtatccagagtggatagcaaatattgtgccagttcctaagaaggacgggaaggtacgaatgtgtgtcgactatcgtgacttaaatagagcaagcccaaaggatgatttccccctgcctcacattgacatgttggtagacaatacaacaaagtttgacatattctccttcatggacggattctccgggtataaccagatcaaaatggctcccgaagacatggaaaaaactacattcataacaccatggggaacattctgttatcaagtgatgccgtttgggttgaagaacgcaggtgctacttaccagcgagccatgacaacgctctttcacgacatgatgcacaaagagattgaggtttatgtggatgacatgatcgcgaagtctcgttcagaagaaggtcacttagtagatctattgaagttgtttcaacgattgaggaagttccgtcttcgcctcaatccgaacaaatgcacatttggcgtcaggtcaggtaaactcttgggcttcattgtcagccaaaaaggcattgaagttgatccagataaagtaaaagctatccaag is a window of Lathyrus oleraceus cultivar Zhongwan6 chromosome 6, CAAS_Psat_ZW6_1.0, whole genome shotgun sequence DNA encoding:
- the LOC127095663 gene encoding uncharacterized protein LOC127095663, with the protein product MGPNVKDNPMPSHGPSSVNNIEVCLNEQRVTKIEEIRQSLVEIHSVLCAHVNSRGCRKIQDDLQGVLDQGLIQISRQVSSPESQEQEVNVIIPCFNIPEKVEIAYHPREPVVICPPGPMPYTSDKAVPYRYAATIIENGKEVEIKTLASVTNIAANSRMTRSGRVFAPPVIPSRNVEKDPVVVVPVTREAEGQTSNSTLDKETDELLRIIKLSDYKVVDQLLQTPSKISILSLLLNSVVHREALLKVLDQAFVEQDITAEQFNNVVGSITSCNGLGFCDEELPEEGKNHNFALHISANCQGDSLSNILIDTGSSLNVMPKSTLVKLKYKGGQMRHSGIIVKAFDGSRKSVIGEVDLPIGIGPHVFQITFQVMDIVPAYSLTVNGEQAMLISHLSSFSVIEADETAVQTPFQALTIDDYKKSEGSIASFKDAQQIVKTGPTEMWGKVIELPENVNHAGLGFVDGKQVQTSVVRPFKDIFHSGTVSGGSIFCVVNWYRSGMTIAGPWFYEACEILALISDLFMCIGFTGLVWCKWYEMARFGIGGLLSDLVGIFFVFFSWNGQYNGL